The region GTTTAAGCCAAAGCTAAGTGAGATTAGCAAGTTGCAAGGTGTGTGCACAAATTggattttcacctcatgcatgagatgcatgcgtgaacagtgcatTATGCTGacccaaatccacttaaaaaaggcccatgcacactttggaattggtatttcatgcatatgatcacccaaattgattttattaattttccttcaaaaaacttcatgaatgagcatatgatcatgcaaatgaatttcatgccatgtaatgagatatttggaaagtgcatgtcatgatgaacaaaatgcaaaaataaccaccaaaattggagccttggttcaaaagttatggccatttgaatttttaagcacactttgccatgattggatcatatctcctcaaccacacattagaaatccatgatcttggactttttggaaatgggagagaaagatattcaactttcatgttggacaaaatttcatttgaagcttctttgatgttggaaagttgagttgaagttggtccaaaaacttgctatttttggaaacttgaaaattacaggtcattttccatttttggaaacttttgatctggcttcaaattcttcaatgtgagtgtttgaaatgtcaaatgagacttgtttgaacatgaatgaagtatctctaatcacttcccacctccaaatccacagttgacttttttgggcctcagatgatttgaTCATGCACTGTGggctttgagccttcaacacttggccaagttgcttcaaagtgatccttgggttatgtaagctcattggaaccaccataggactttcatctcatggaaaaaccctacctctcttgcacagttgaatctcctgaccagtcttgactgatgagatgcagtggtctatgcaatatgaatgcaatgttaatgacctaaaaatgaaatgtatgtacaaatgggaggtgcaaatttgaggtgctacaattaGCACTTGAGTCTGCAACATCTTCAGGAACATCATTCATAGATGtttctgttggtgtaagccctagaggccaatacttttggtacttgtatcgaattatttattaataataaaaggctttttctttattatgtttgtttaataaagtccctagaatagatagtctgtttaatgtatcaagtgtgacttaatcatgagatcacattaaacataaggacactattcttaaagtatccgtagttgagctttattgtgaagtgggataacattaaagcattaagactattatgtatatagactgatgatcacatctcatggatcatcgataaggagttatcaagtcttaaacataggtatgaatattaagagtaatatttatactggattgacccgctatgagaatactatatagaatgttatgcaaagtgtcataagttattctcatggtgataatggtgtatccacccttcgacctgaaaccactatggaccctagatgtagagtcgagttccttattgctgatcaaacgttgtccgtaattggatgaccataaagacagttgatgagtactccacgaagcatgctaagggacatgagtgacctagatggaattttcccatcctgcgtaacaggataaatgtctatgggcccaatattgaactggacaaggatgagacagtctatgccttgtgttcaatatagacataagggcaaaagggtaattgtacacataagtattatcacagaaggatttgtcagatcacatgacattttcgtgtcttgggtagcagtgatgtgttgctagataccactcactgtttattatgttaaatacgtgatttaatataattgtcaatgccgcgaaaacctaaagggtcacacacaaaaggacggattaatgagagatagagtaactaaggaataccataatgtatgatgcacttaagtgaattgtagaacatcgtaaggtacggtgtacttaagtagaatacgaaatatgggaaggtaccacgcgcttaagtgatattggcatattataagatatgggccacatacacttgagtgggatttTTAACTTGtagcccacataagtggttctataaatagaagccttgTGTAGAAACATGtgtgtagttgcaatttcgtttctctctctctctctctcactcaaagccttcattcgtagcagctagcagtgagattgaaggaatctgttcgtgtggactgagtagaggcattgtcatcgttccacgttcgtgatcgctctgtagatctgcatcaaaggttacaatcaccACAGGAGGTAACGATTCgatcactgatcatgcccattcgtagggatcactaaaggagaaatttaaattccgctgcattttggatcgcccttaTCCTTCAGTTTCGACATCATCTATGACATCAACTTCTTTAGTTGAgtcatcaacaacaatattaatGGATTCAATCATCACCTTAGTTCTGGAGTTGAATACTCTGTACGCTCTACTGTTTGTAGAGTATCCCAGAAAATTTCCCTCATCACTTTTAGGATCCATTTTTCTCCTCTGCTCATGATCTGCCAGAatgtaacatttacttccaaaaacATGAAAATACTTCACAATTGGCTTTCTTCCTTTTCACAGTTCATAAAGTGTAGCAGATGTACTAAATCTGATAGTCACTCTATTAAGGATATAGCAGACAGTGTTCATcgcttcagcccaaaaatgatatGGCATTTTCTTAGCATGTAGCATGACCTTGGCACATTCTTAAATAGTCATATTCTTGTGCTCAACCACACTATTCTGTTGAGGGGTGATGGGTgaagagaactcatgactaatACCTTCAGAAGTGCACAATTCATCAAACTTGctattttcaaattccttcccatggtCACTTATAATTCTAACAATACCACAATCCTTCTCTCTTTGAATCTTTTGATAAAGTTCTTTAAATACTTCAAACACTTTTGACTTCTCTTTGATGAAATTAACCCAGGTGAACTTTGAGAagtcatcaacaacaacataggcATACCTATTTCCTCCAAGACTTACAACCTGCATTAGTCATTTCTTCAGTTTTGGGCCTTGTCCGACACACATAAATAATTGTAATTGCTATAAATGCCTATAAACAGAAATCCCAAGTTTTCCTCTTGATTATTCAAACTGAACTTCATCCAAGACTTTGGTAAAAATGTCAGCCAGCTGATTTTCAGTGCTAACATGCTCAAGTGTTATAAATTTGTCTTCAACAAGTTCCTTAATAAAATGATGCCTGATATCAATGTGTTTAGTCctactgtgctgaataggatttttggagaTGTTAATAGCACCTAAGTTGTCAtagaataatgtcatgacatcttgtgtgacattataTTCAGTCAACATTTATTTCATCCACATTAGTTGAGGGCAGTTGTTACCCactgctatgtactcagcttcagTAGTAGATAGGGATACACAATTCTGTTTCTTGTTGAACCATGAAATCAAATTGTTTCCTGAAAAGAAACATCCTGCAGAGATACTCTTCTTGTCATCACCATTaccagcccaatcagcatcacaataccccACTAACATGGAATTTGAATCATGAGAATACAACATCCCATAATCACATGTACCATTCACATACTTCAAAATCTTTTTACTTGATTGATGTGACTCACTTTGAATTCTGCTTGATGTCTAGCACAAACTCCaacatcaaaagttatatctgGTCTGCTTGGTGTAAGGTATAGAAGACTACCAATCATGCTTCTACATAAACTTTGATCAACACTAATTCCATTTTCATATTTAGATAACTTCAAgtgagtaggagcaggagttaTTTTATGACTAGCATTCTCCAATCCAAATTTCTTCACAATATTCTTTGTATATTTTCCTTGACAAAGAAAGATggagtcttccatctgtttgacttggAGTCCAAGAAAGTAAGTTAATTCACCTACCAAACTCATTTCAATCTCATATTGCATTTGCTTGACAAAATGTTGGACCATCTCATCTAACATCCCTCCAAAtataatatcatccacatagataTGAGCTATCATAAGTTTTCCATCCTTCTCTTTCACAAAGAGAGTCTTATAAATTTCACCCTTTCTATGTCCATGGTTGATGAGAAACTCAGTCtacctttcataccaagctcttggagcttgttttaaaccatacAATGCCTTCTTTAGTTTGAACACGTGATTTGGGAAAGTAGGATCAATAAATCCTTTTGGTTGTTCCACATACACATCTTCATTTAAatagccatttaaaaaggcacttttaacatccatttggaacaacTTGAACTTTAAAAGACATGCCATTCCAAGTAACGGTATGATGGATTCCAAGCGAGCCAAaagagcaaatgtttcatcaaagtccatTCCTTCcatttgagtgtatccttgagcaacAAGTCTGGCTTTGTTTCTGGTAACAACACCTTGTTCATTAGACTTTTTCTTATATAGCCATCTAGTACCAATAATATTTTTCCCTTCTGGTCTTGGTACCAAATTCCAATCCTCATTTCTTTTGAATTGTCCAAGTTCATCTTGCATAGCATTAATCCATAACTTATCAGTCAGGGCCTCCTTGATATTCTTGGGTTCAAATTTAGACACAAATCAAGCATTTGACACAACCTCCCTTGATTTTGTAAGTATCCCTTCATTTAGATTTCCTATTATATGCTCCTTAGTATGacctttctgaattctgatggaaGGTCCTTTGTCAGTTGACTCAGTCTCTGCAGGTTCAGTATTAGCACTTGAGTCTGCAACATCTTCAGGAACATCATTTATAGATGtttctgttggtgtaagccctagaggccaatacttttggtacttgtatcaaattatttattaataataaaaggctttttctttattatgtttgtttaataaagtccctagaatagatagtctgtttaatgtatcaagtgtgacttaatcatgtgatcacattaaacataaggacactattcttaaagtatctgtagttgagctttattgtgaagtgggataacattaaagaattaagactattatgtatatagactgatgatcacatctcatagatcatggataaggagttatcaagtcttaaacataggtatgaatattaagagtaatatttatactggattgacccgctatgagaatactatatagaatgttatgcaaagtgtcataagttattctcatggtgataatggtgtataccacccttcgacctgaaacccctatggaccctagatgtagagccgagtgccttattgctgatcaaacattgtccgtaattggatgaccataaagacagttgatgggtactccacgaagcatgctaagggacatgagtgacctagatggaattttcccatcctgcgtaacaggataaatgtctatgggccgAATATTGAAGtggacaaggatgacacaatctatgccttgtgttcaatatagacataagggcaaaagggtaattgtacacataagtattatcacagaaggatttgttagatcacatgacattttcgtgtcttgggtagcagtgatgtgttgctagataccgctcactgtttattatgttaaatacatgatttaatataattgtcaatgccgcgaaaacctacagggtcacacacaaaaggacggattaatgagagatagagtaactaaggaatatcgtaatgtATAGTGCAattaagtgaattgtagaacatcgtaaggtatggtgtacttaagtaaaatacgaaatatggtaaggtaccacgcgcttaagtgatattggcatattataagatGTGGGCtacatacacttgagtgggatttttagcttgtagcccacacatGAGGTAACGATTCGATCACTCATCATGCCCATTCGTAgggatcactaaaggagaaatttaaattccgctgcattttggatcgcccttaTCCTTCAGTTTCGACATCATCTATGACATCAACTTCTTTAGTTGAgtcatcaacaacaatattaatGGATTCAATCATCACCTTAGTTTTGGAGTTGAATACTCTGTACGCTCTACTATTTGTAGAGTATCCCAGAAAATTTCCCTCATCACTTTTAGGATCCATTTTTCTCCTCTGCTGATGATCTGCCATAatgtaacatttacttccaaaaacATGAAAATACTTCACAATTGGCTTTCTTCCTTTTCACAGTTCATAAAGTGTAGCAGATGTACCAAATATGATAGTCACTCTATTAAGGATATAGCAGACAGTGTTCATCGCTTTAGCCCAAAAATGATATGGCATTTTCTTAGCATGTAGCATGACCTTGGCACATTCTTAAATAGTCATATTCTTGTGCTCAACCACACTATTCTGTTGAGGGGTGATGGGTgaagagaactcatgactaatCCCTTCAGAAGTGCAGAATTCATCAAACTTGctattttcaaattccttccTATGGTCACTTATAATTCTAACAATACCACAATCCTTCTCTCTTTGAATCTTTTGATAAAGTTCTTTAAATACTTCAAACAATTTTGACTTCTCTTTGATGAAATTAACCCAGGTGAACTTTGAGAagtcatcaacaacaacataggcATACCTATTTCCTCCAAGACTTACAACTTGCATAGGTCCCATCATATCCATATGAAGTAGCTCTAGAACTTTTGAAGTGGTCAGATGTTGGAGCTTCGTATGTGACATCCTTGTTTGCTTCCTAATTTGATATTCACCATAAATTCTTCCTTCATTAATTTTCAGCTTGGGAATGCCTCTGACTGCTTCCTTTGACAAGACTTTCTTCATACTTTTCAGATGTAAGTGACCAAGCTTTTGATGACATATATTAGCTTCATCTCTTTTGACATCAAGCATGTGGAGAAACAATCTATTTCTTGAGGAGTCCACAAATAGAAATTATCTTTTAATTTGGATCCCTTCATAATAATTGTATTCTTCTTATTTGTTACCAGGCATTCATATTTAGTAAAGTTAACTTTGAGACCTTAGTCACATAGTTGACTAATACTTATCAAATTAGCAGTAATCCCTTTAACAAATAGTACATCATCAAGACTAGGCAGTCCAGGATTGTCCAACTTTCCAACaccctttatttcaccttttgATCCATCTCCAAAAGTGACATAGCTAGTGGAGTATGATTTAATATCCACCAAGAATTTCTTGACACCAGACATGTGTCTAGaacaaccactatcaaaatacgAATCCTCTAGAGCAGAGGCTCTGAGAGAGGTGTGAGCTATAAGTCCAGACGTGCCATTTCTAGGAATCCATTTTTTCTTTGCTTCAACAATAATTTGTTTTCTTCTGGGTTGTGAAATAGGTTTGGGATAGTCATGAAGTTTGTAATAgtagggttttatgtgaccaaaccttccacagtaatgacatctccatcgTTGGGTCTTGCTTCCTGAGTAATCATATTGATGTCTTTGCTGATATTAAGACATTTGATTTGACATATTTTGTTAATGTTTTGTTTTAGGTTGAACAAAATTCATTGCAGACCCTTTTCCTTTGCTCATCACAACTTGATTTTCATAACCAAGATCTTTAACATTTCCAGCATTCTTACCAGTTTGAAGAATCTCATCCAACACATAAGAACtattgttaagcattcttacagACTTAGTCATATTGTCAAGTTTTGAATTGAGCAATACAACTTCATCCTTTAGATCAGAGATGATATACATATGCTCAACTTTTTCAACCTGTAGTTGGGCAATGAATTTCTTTTGATCTTCTCCCAGTTGACACACTTATTCACTTCTGAGGCGCAACTCCTTGTATGAATCAACAAGTTCCTCAAAAGTGAGTTCTTCACAATTTGATTCTTCATCAAAATCACAAATTCTAGCCAAGGCAATAACCTGTTTGTCAGGTTCTACTTCAGGATCACTTTCAGAAACATCTTCTGACCATGACACAGACAACCCCTTCTTATGCTACTTAAGATAAGTGATACACTCAGCTCTTATGTGTCCAAACTcttcacatccatgacattgGAGTCCTTTTCCTTGGTTAGTCTTTTATTCAGTTTTGGGCCTTCTCCCCAAATCCTGATTGAAGACCTAATTTTATGTAGTAAATGGAAAAgaatgaaaatggtaaggatgttgaTGTCAAGAAGTATAGAGGTATGTGTACATCCCGTAAAATTATTTGACCAACCGAGGTATGAGATCGAATAATCCTATTTGAGGTCGAGTTGGCATGACAAACGAGTATGGTAAGGTTAGCAGACTGGATAGTTAGGTTGTCATCCATTAATCGAAATTCGGTTAGGATATCAGAATAAGAAAGATGGAGTCGGCCTCCTATAAGCTAGGAATGATCAGTTTATTACAAGTCGGATCCGATGACGAGGCTAAGATGTCATCTGAAGGGTCATAAGAAATGGTTACAAGATGAtgtattatgaaaatggagttaTATTTAGTGAAAATGTGGATGTTATATGGAAATTATAAGGAGGCAGACGTTGTTTCTAGAAGGATTTATGAAAAATATGGAGAGTCAAGAAAATGGGAAGGGAAGGAGATGGAGACCTATAAATAGAAGGATGTATGGAGGGTAAGGGATAAGAAAGAAACGAGACAAACACACATAACAGACACTCCAACCATTCATTTTAGGCTCTCCTTGACTTAAAATAAGGAAGTCATGCTTTTAGTGTTTTTTAGCAAGAACATTTAGCGTCCACCGTGGGGACTCGGTAAAACTTGCCCAGGACGCACAAAACCATCATAAAAAGTGTTAATACTTCAGTTGGACAATGTCAGGATCATCTCCCAGTTGAAGCGATCCACCCCCGCCACCAGATATGAATTAGTTACTCGCGGTGGTGCAATCACTTCATCAGCAAAATGAAGCCTTACAAGACAATGTCCAAGTCTTACAAACACAAAGTGTTTTGGAATGGGATACAAATGAGGAGCCTTTGGACTCTCAACCTTTATCTGAATCTATATGGGATGATTAAGTACCAAAGAACTTTAAGCCATTGTTGCTAGTGACTTTCAATGGTAAAATCAATCCATAAGAGAATATTATTGCCATCAATAATCAGATGGAAATAGTAAGGGCTTCTAAATCACTCAAGTGTAACCTCGTGGCCAAAACATTTAAAGAGGGTGCTTTGAGGTGGTATATGATTCTACCCAGATTCTTGATCATCAGCTACCAAGACTTAACCAAGAAGATAGTACAACACTTTTTCGGCAAATAAGCATAGGAAAGTGTCGACTACTAGTCTATTTAAAGTTCATCAAGGGAACATGGAGTATCTTCGTGAATATGTGGAAAGATTAAATTAAGAAACAATTAAGGTATCTCACCCGAATCAGGAAATGTTTGTCAGAGCATTTCAGCACGGCCTCATAGCCGAGCAGTTCAAACAATCTTTAGCACAAAATTCGGCATCTAACATGAATGAGGTTATTACCCGAGCGTAATTTTGCATCAAAGGAGAGGAAAGTAACATGGAAAAAAATATCTTGAGATGCAAAATAAAAAGTGTGGACTAAGGAGGAAGGAGTTGGGCATAAGAAAGAATACTTTAAGCCGGGACCCAGAGATCGGCCAATAACAAGACTACCCCGATGACCGTTTGAAAAAGAGCAGGAGTACACACCACTAAATTCTAGGAGTGAAGATATCCTAAAATAAGTTTATCACCTCATGTTACTTATCAGACCCGAAAGGCTAAAAGGGGTATATGCACTGATGGGGAAAGATGGTAATGCATGGTGCGCCTACCATCGAATCCAAGGACACCGTACAGAAAATTGTAATCAACTAAAAAATAAATTGAGGCCTTAATTCAAATAGGTTAGTTGTTGTCCTATGTTAGGGACGTAGAAGGGAAGTCAGGGAAAATGAGTCCTCCCTGATAAGACGTCAGCTCAGACAACCATATGCAGAAAAAGGGGAAGAGTGTAGATGAAGTACACATGAATCGTCGCACATTAAACACCATTGCTAGAGGCTTTTCAAGTGGAGGAGAATCCAGATCGGCTAGAAAAAGATATGCCTGGATAGTGATGCATGTCGGGAAGGAGTCGCCCTTAGAAGATACCGATAATCGGGCCATAATTACCTTCTTAAAAACGGACACCGGAGGATTGTTGCCTCACGAAGATACCCCGATGGTGATCAAAGTGTCAATTCAAAATTGGAACGTGAAACATGTTTTAATTGACCCGGGAAGCTCGGCGGATGTTCTGTACTGGGAGGCATTCAATGGAATGAACTTTGAAATCACTGAGTTGTTGCCTTTTAAGGGTTCATTAGTTGGATTCTCAGGGGAACCAGCGCAGGTGCTGGGACACTTGCCCATGATGACTACTTTTGGTAATGGGAAAATGCAAAAAAGTGTTCTGGTGAGGTACTTAATCATTAACGCTACCTCTCCATACAATGTTATTATGGGCATACCCTCCTTCAATACTCTAAAGGTAATGTTGTCCACTCAGATCAACTCACACTGAAATACCTCACACTGAAATACCATTTGCAAGATGGAGAAGTAGGAATAATAAAAGGTGATCAAGGTATAGCAAGGAAATGTTAGAAGGATAGTTTGAAGCTTAAGAAGAGAAGTCATGATGATGAGTCAGTCAACAAAGATCAGGTAAAAGTGAATTTAGTTGACATCGACCCAACGGAGGATTCGATAGAGGAGAGTCTTACACCTATTGAGGATGTGAAGACAATACATATTGGTGCTTAATCATCACGAATAACTCAGATCGACTCTAGTCTATCCACTAAGGAGAAGACGAAATCATCATAATATTATGGCACAATATGGATCTGCTCGCATGGAAGTCATTTGATATGCTCGGTATTGATCCCAACATAGTTTGTCCCCATCTAGGACTAGA is a window of Lathyrus oleraceus cultivar Zhongwan6 chromosome 6, CAAS_Psat_ZW6_1.0, whole genome shotgun sequence DNA encoding:
- the LOC127094856 gene encoding uncharacterized mitochondrial protein AtMg00810-like; translated protein: MIAHIYVDDIIFGGMLDEMVQHFVKQMQYEIEMSLVGELTYFLGLQVKQMEDSIFLCQGKYTKNIVKKFGLENASHKITPAPTHLKLSKYENGISVDQSLCRSMIGSLLYLTPSRPDITFDVGVCARHQAEFKVSHINQVKRF